In the genome of Labeo rohita strain BAU-BD-2019 chromosome 2, IGBB_LRoh.1.0, whole genome shotgun sequence, the window TTATTCATATTCTCAGTAGTTATATTTGGTAGTTATAGTGAATATTTCCTCTAcattacagtttatttattatggGGTTCTGTAATggatatttaaacttttttttttttacacaaaaactaGCTAACTCACTacccagcaaacacaaaacgtttttacaacttttcacAACGTTGTATTTTGGTTGCAATTAGGTAATGTTGTAGtacaacgttttaaaaacgttttaaatatatatatatatatatatatatatgtaaccaaaataaaacgttttagaaACGTTGTAAAAATACCAACCTGGAACGTTTTCTTTAAGTAGTCAAAAAAACGTAAATATTACGTTCGTCTACTAAgaaaatgaaaccagaccaaactacaactttcgggggacgttttattcaggtgttaaaataacgtaatatgcacgttggaataaaacgttttaaaaacgtcatAAAAGTAACCAAAATACAACCTTGCAAAAACTTTgtgaaaaaacgtatttataacgTTTAAAAAAACCCGACATTTGTCGTATTAAATACGTCGGGAAAAAACGTTATTGCAACCTTTTCACAACgtgaaaaaaacgtttttacaatGTTGTTGTGTTTGCTGGGTACTTAGtctaataaaactaatttttcaGCTAGCATTTTATGTACTATTTAGCATACTCTACGAACACTTTTTGCATAATTCAAcaaaattaatgatttattggaaattacttaaaataaggATAACAATTAACAATTAAGGATAACAAGTTATGAACATTTCCTCCACATAGCAAATTACGTATTATGTTTAATAGCATTTTGCAATGGgaattgcataaaaaataactttattgtAAAGCTAATTTCATAACTAgctttactattttatttactttttatattatatagtatattttatattttttaaagatgcaCAATTAAAGGATTACATTCACAATAGCCTATgaacgtttttgttttgttttcttcacaaAACACATGTCCATTATCAAGTctcttttgttaaaaaataataataatattatctcaactagaaaataatttaattcatatatattagatcatattttaataaacaatattatgtTCTACCGCTTATATAtcttaacattacattttatttcttttagccTGTGAACTTTAAACATTCGTCTGTCTTTtacaaagaaagagaaagaaacaatGTATGAAATAGTGTTTGTTTATGTATCTAAAGAAGCTGCGGTTTGTTCTCACGCCCATGTAAAGATCGCTGAACTcaataaacacaacacaacCTTTGACCTTCTCTGTATTGTGGTTATTGTAGTTTTGTTACAGtcagttttgttattttatcgtATGATTCATCCCAGTCGGTAGTAAACAAATATTGGATTTCGTAATTAATAGAAGCTCCAaaatttttgtataatattagaatacagtttgttattttttaaaataatgtcgTTAGAAGACCTCTAGCCTTGTGACGGTTAAGAACTTCATCTCCCAGCATGCCTTGTGTCGCCCATAGGGTCACACTGTTACAGAACCGCTTCCGTGTTGTGTTTGTTACTGGAAAACAGAAACTGCGTGAGGTGACATAATTTTCTGTCGGCCGTCATTGATTAGACAGCGATGCTTTTGTAAACCGCTGCGTCAGAAGAGATATTAGATTGGACTATGTCGTTGATTCCGGGCTCAAAGCAGAAGGACAGGCGCATTTTATGCGGGATGTGCCCGGACCCGCAGTGCCAGGCGAAGCTCATCTTCCCCGCACACACCTCCATGAGCATCGAGTGCACTGAATGCGGCCAGAGACACGAACAGAAGAACCTCGCAAATGTGGAGGAAGTGACCGACCCAGATGTAGTGCTTCATAATTTGCTGAGAAATGCTTTGCTGGGTGTGCCAGGCCCTCCTAAAAAGGGCTCAGAGCTGGTTAAAGTGATGGGACTGTCCAACTATCACTGCAAGCTGCTCTCTCCCATCCTCACCCGCTATGGCATGGACAAACAAACAGGCACTGCCAAACTCTTAAAGGAAATGAATCAGGGAGAGATCTTCGAATGCTCGCTTCTTGGGGACCGTGCATTTCTCATCGAACAAGAGCATGTGTCCACTGTTGGGTATGGACGGGACCGGTCAGGGAGCCTGATCTACCTACATGACACTTTGGAGGAGATCAAGAAAGCAAACTCGAACAGAGAGTGTCTTATTCCCGTACACGTGGACGGAGACGGACACTGCCTGGTCCATGCTGTGTCCAGGGCATTAGTTGGACGTGAGCTCTTCTGGCATGCCCTCCGGGAAAATCTAAAACTCAATTTCAAGCAGAACCTTGATCACTACAAAGCCCTTTTCCAAGACTTCATCGATGCCGCAGAATGGGAAGACATCATTAATGAGTGTGACCCGCTGTTTGTCCCTCCAGAAGGGGTTCCTTTGGGCCTCAGGAACATCCACATATTCGGCCTGGCGAATGTACTCCACAGACCCATAATCCTGTTGGACTCCCTGAGCGGTATGCGCAGCTCGGGCGATTACTCCGCCACCTTCCTGCCAGGCCTGGTTCCAGAGGAGCAGTGCCGAGGAAAAGATGGCACTCTGAACAAGCCCATCTGCATCGCCTGGAGTAGCTCTGGCAGAAATCATTATCTACCCCTAGTGGGAATCAAAGGCTTGGCTTTGCCTCGTTTACCTGCTGCACTGCTCCCGAAAGCTTGGGGTGTTCCTCAAGAGCTCATTCGCAAGTACGTGAGCTTGGACTCCAGCGGAAGCTGTGTGATTGGCGGCGACCGGAGCCTGCAGGATAAGTACCTGCTGCGTCTCGTAGGCGCGATGGAGGACGTCTTCATGGACAAGCACGGCATCCACCCTGCTCTAGTCGCCGACGTCCACCAGTACATCTATCGACGCACTGGAGTGATCGGCGTGCAGCCGGAGGAGGTGACGGAAGCGGCTAAGAAATCCGTTCAGGAAGGTCGTCTCCATCGCTGCCTTGTTTGCAATGCTCTTTCAGAGCTCCACGTGCCAGCGGAGTGGCTCATACCAGGAGGGAAACTCTACAACTTGGCCAAATCGACTCACGGGACGCTGCGAGCGGACAAGAACTACAGCTTTCCTTTAAATAATTTGGTTTGTTCCTATAACCCAGAAAAAGATGTTCTAGTGCCCGACTACAAACTCAGCTCACTCACGGCTTGCACCTGGTGTCATGGAACTTCAGTGCGCCGCGTTCGTGGTGACGGCTCCGTGGTTTATTTGGACGGAGACCGTACCAATACTCGCTCACAGGGTGGGAAGTGCGGCTGTGGGTTCAAACACTTCTGGGAAGGCAAGGAGTACGACAATCTTCCCGAAGCTTTCCCCATCACTTTGGAGTGGGCCGGCCGTGTGGTGCGAGAGACCGTTTATTGGTTCCAGTACGAAGCGGATCCGACGCTCAACAGCAATGTTTACGATGTGACAATGCGACTTGTCACGAAGCACTTCCCTGGTGAGTTTGGAAGTGAGATTCTAGTCCAAAAAGTGGTGAACACCATTTTGCATCATACCGCCAAGAGGAGCCAAGATGAATACAATCCGGTTGCCATTGAAGGTGCTCACGTGCAGGATGGAAGAGAAGGGAGTGAATCTGCCACTCACCCTCCTACAAAAATCATCCTGACTGGACAAAAGGGCAAAACCCTGCATAAAGAGGAACTGGTGATGAGCAAAACCGAAAGAGTCTTGCAGCACAGCATCAGCGAGCAGGCCGCCCTCTCCCAGCGCCGTAGCACGGATCGCTTGCGCCAGCAGGATCCTCGCCCATCATCTCCTTCCTCTTCATCATCCTCTGCTCCTCCCACACCCACCAAAGTGCCGCCCACCAGCGGAGAGAAGAAGATACGCGTAACGACCAGCGATGGCCGGCAGGCCATGCTTACGCTCCAGCCACACACCACCTACGGTGAGCTCCAGAACTCCATCATCCAGGTCTTCAACTTGTCTCCCGGACAGCTGTGCATCCGACACGGCTTCCCCCTAGAGAGCTGCCCCCGCCGCGTCCCGAGGACCAGAACCAGCCTGTTGCGCTTCAGCATGGCGACCGCATCTCTGTGGAAGCGCTGAAAGAGAGTTCGCCCGATACTCACATGACCCAGACGCACACTCACGCGCCTCAAACGCACGCTCACTCTGATCCACGACTCAGCCGCACCAGTAGCAGGGAACTTCAGGACAACATTGACCTTGAGATGTCATCACTCTGTCTCCTGGCAGCACTTATGGGTAAGATACACCTTCCTGTTATAGATCTGCTTTATGAGAAGGCTGTGTCATACTAGAATCAACATCTATTTAAGTGTGTCTGACTCTCTGGATTGTGTATTTTACAAGTCATGATAATTCTTCTGTAATTTCAGATCATGTTTCAGAAATTACTGATTACTAAACGTGTGAGGCCTGTCTATTTAATGTGTTTCCTTTTCTCCTCTCTTATGTTTCTCTCAGGTGAAGATGTCTGGTCATATGCCAAGAAACTGCCTCACCTGTTCCAACAAGGAGGAGTCTTCTACAATATTGTGAAGAAAGACATGGGTAAtctgtttttttacattatcaCACACAATTTGAATTGAGTTTTCAAAATTCTAAATTGTGTTTGGCATGACAAAGACCATacagttgagttaaaaaatttacatatgccttgcataatctgcaaaatgttaataatttcaccaaaataagagggatcgtacaaaatgcatgttatttttactgacctgaataagatatttcacataaaagacgtttgtatgaagtccacaagagaaaatagtagttgattttataaaagttaccctgtttacatacacttaattcttaatactgtgttgttatctgaatgatccacagctgctttgtttgtttgtttagtgatagttgttcatgagtcccttgtttgtcctgaacagttaaactgcctgctgatctgcagaaaaatccttcaggtcccaaaaattctttggtttttcaacatttttgtttatttgaaccttcttctgtagcttctaaagggcagtactaaatggaaaaaaaattatatttaggcaaaatgagaaaatgagaaaaatgtacacaacttcattctgttcaaaagttttcagacCCCGGCtctgcattgtgtttccttctggagcatcagtgagcatttcaaccttctgtaatagttccaTATCCCTAAGTTATGCTCATTGTGataaaatggatctcaaaatcatacagtcattgttaggaagggttcaaatacacaaaaatgctgaaaaaccaaagaatttgtgggacctgaaggatttttctgaagaccactgggcagtttaactgttcaggacaaacaagagactcatgaacaactatcactaaacaaaaaaaaaaaaaaaacagctgtggatcgttcaggtaacaacacagtattaagaatcaagtatatgtaaacctttgaacagggtcaaaaaggttttataaattcaactattattttctcttgtggactatatgtaaacgtcttttatgtgaaatatcttattcaggtcagtactaaataaaaataacatgcattttgtatgattcctcttattttggtaaaataattaataatttgcacactctgcaaggtgtatgtacacttttgatctcaactgcATGTGCTGCTAAAAGCATTTGTAGCAACACCGCATTGTGAGGGTGGGGTTTGAAAACCGGTTCTAATTCAAAACTGGTTATTTTgtcttaaaaatatagaaaaatttTCATGGTTTGTGGTGTGGAAGTAGCCTCTGGTAACCCtctggtttgtttgttctgCCACTGAGAGATGCAGTGCAATggagttaaaaataataaaattttgattAACTGTACATGCCCAGTAATCAGAGAAATGTAGtgaaaagctattttaaaaatcatttttaaatgaggatttttaaatttcatacaATGTCATTTCTTCACAAATTATACTACCAGCATAATAATTTAAGTGAgaagttgaataaaaaaattaacacatttttagaatgccttagtaattgttgttttttttttttttttttttgctttattgtaGCTTAAGCAGTAGAGAATATTGTAGGTTGTAGTTTTTATTCCAAAGAAAAGCaacaactgattaaaaaaaatgtaaatgtgtactTTGATCGCAGtttaagtcgctttggataaatgtaaatgtttaatgacAGCAGAACTCAGGCTGCGTGAATCCCACAGGTTTGTGCAAAACCTGATGATCATGTTTTCCAGGATAAAATTATCTTGTGTTTCACTAGATTCAAGAACATCTTACCTTTCAAATCTGAGTTCAACTGGTCAATGTAACAAATGATTATATgccttctgttttttttgtgtttttttttggtgttcctattatatatacactaccagtcaaaagtttttgcacggtaagatttttaatgttttgcaaGAACTCTCTTCTGCTTACCGAGCCTGTATtagtttgatccaaaatacagcaaaagcagtaatattgtgaaatatctttactatttaaaatgttttctatgtgaatatattttaaaatgtaattagatgtaatttgatgttttaaaaccGAAACATTCAATAgtgatatttgaaatgattttggggaaaaaaagagaaaaaatactttaaatataaacctaaaatcgCTAATTGGTGGCAGCAAATCACtacatgagtgagtcattgagtcattcaaccgattcgttcaaacggctgattgattcagtaatgaaacaccATAGTGTtttgctcagagatgcaaaacagttctgctgtggctgtgtttgaaactatttttgttgatgaaatagagcaaaaacaggcacttttatttaaaagagtGAGCTAAaattaacttcttgtttttttGGAGTGTTTTACAAAATCAATATAATTGCCATCTCATAGTGTATACGTGCAATCTCtgggtgtgtttttgtaattgttaaacaatgatatatgtgtatatgtgaccctggaccacaaaaccagtcgtaaatagcatggatatatttgtagcaatagccaacaatacactgtatgggtcaaaattatccatttttattttatgccaaaatttaATTAGGAtgttaattaaagatcatgtttcatgaagatattttgtaaatttcctaccataaatgtatcaaaacctaatttttgataagtaatatgcattgctaaaaacttctatttagtttttttttttgcaccctcagattccagattttgaaatatttgtatctcagccaaatatgttttctgtctttcttcagctttcagatgatgtatacatatcagtttttaaaaaaattaccctcatggctggttttgtgggtCACATATGAACATTTGTAAAATGAAACTGACAATATGAAAAATGATTCAGTTGTTCATATCATCCACTTCTACTGCATACAATAATAAACTGTGCTAATAATCTCTATTTCTGTGTTAAGGTCTGTTGGACGGGAAGCATTGCACACTGCCCCACTTGTCGGGTAAGACGTTTGTGTTCAACGCTGCGGAGGAGCGTTTGGAGCTGTGTGTGGACACAGCCGGCCATTTTCCAGTGGGCCCTGACGTGGAAGAGCTCGTCCAGGAGGCCCTTTCCCAACTCCGTTCAGACTCCGCCTCCCGTAGCCGCGAGGGAAGCCCCGCCCACGGCCTGCGATTGGGCGCCGGCGGCGCAGTGCGTAGGAAAGAGCAAACCGTCACGGCCTTCCAAGGCAAAGGTCACTCACTGGGCTCCGCCCCTCCTGAACACCCACCAATCAGGCGGCAGCACAGCAGCGGCGTAGATCTCAGCAACAGCGCTCGCGGCGAAGAAATAACGTTGTCTGGGGAAGAGTTGGTGCGCGTAGCTCCGGGCATGCTCACTTTACGCGAGGGCCGCGGATTGGGGCTTGAGCCCGCCGTGATCGAAGCCCAGCGGCAGCGCCTGCAAGAGATGGTTTCAAACATACAAGCGTCCATGGACAAACACTTGCGCCAGCACACTGCAGCAAGGCATGATGTGAAGGAAGAAGAAGAGGCTCCTGACAAACAGGAGGATATGGAAAGTCACGGAGCGGAGCCTCCCAGCACCTTCGAACCCATGGACCAATCTTGATACTTCATTACCCGCATAGCAGAGTGAGCTTCCTGGCAtaacacgcatacacacacactgtgattCAACTAATGAATAATGGTGCAGCCGATTTACTGACACGTGCGTCCTTTGAGTGTGAAACTCATTCCTTAAATAGTCTTAAGATGTGAAATTTGGAGTGGTTATTACAGGAATTGAGTGTCGGCTTTCATCCACCGAAAATATATACATGGTGCACActaatttaaagagatagttctagtcatttactcaccgtcatgtcattccaaatgtctttactttttctgtccatataatgaaagtcaaagGGGTCCAAAATAACATTGGACccaaatgtcttcttttgtgtttcgcGAAAGAAAGAAGTATACAgaatgatatgagggtgagtaaatgttgacccaattttcatttttggttgaactatccttTCAGGATCCTTGAGCTTTGCTAGTCTTTACATATAGTACTTAAATAATCAAAGTGCACTTTGACCCTCATTGCTGGGTTCACAGCTCTCTTATCAACTTAATTCACAACCCAATTTGAAACACTCTAAAACACTGAGTCTAAACTTCAGCCCTGCATCTGTGTGCACTTAGTAGGTAACAGGGTCTCCATGATCATATGTTTGTGTCCTCAACACAGTTCCAGCCTGTGGAAACAAACAGCTTAGTCAGCTAATCAGTTTAGTGATATAGTCGTCTTTTGCGCTTCTCTACCCCACAATTCATCGCAAAATCTATCCAAAGAACACTACATGGTAAAAGCAGCATTTCACGTTTACTCAGTAGCCCAACTGCACACTCAGAGCACAGAAACCTCAGCATAGAGTTTCTAGAGTTTTGTGTAATCTCCAATTGGCCTTTGAATTTCTCAGTGTTGCCTTTGTTGCAGCCCAGACTCACTATTTGGTTTTATTGTACCGTTTTGCATGTCCTTTCTTCTTTAAACACTCTTCAGTGCAAGACAATTCATACAAGTTTACTTAGTATCGGAATGTAATGTAGATTCTGGGAAAATCTAAACAGAAAGTAGCCGAGTGGGTGAGTTCAGCGCTGTAGTGAAGTTGTTACCTGTGTGTTAGGCCATGCTAATATGCTGAAGTAGAGTGGAATGTGCGTCAAGGAcggtttaaatgttttcttttgagaaaaatatatatctacattctgtttgagagagagagatttttctCATCACCTTGGCAACTGATTCatataaaccaaaaaataagaCGTTTACAGTAAAACAGATTAATAGTGCTGTTGTGCTTCGGTCTGGGTAGAGAATAAAGCGGATGGAAAATCCTAGAGATTGTGCTGAACCCATATCTATTGAAATTTTGCTGAGCTGTTGCGTTTAACCCGGTGTTGCCAAAAACAGGTGCTCAAACCTGTTGTTAACAGCCTTAATGAGTCTTCTACCCTCCCCGATTTGCAGTGACACACTTCTGTATGACAGGAGTATTGGAACGAGGCCTGACTTTTGGTCCGAGGCCAAGCGTGATGTTGGAGGATTGATGAGCTTTTAAAAGATTGGATTTTGATTTTTAAGTCGACGACATCTATACCAGAGCACTTTTTCTGTGTGGGCTTGTTTATTAGCTCTTGAACATAATTGATATTTGTTGGTGTAAAGAGCAGcacaaaagaaatgttttactgCTTCATGTAACACAGACTCAAGCGCAGGTTGTTTCTCTGTGACTGCTGCCCTCCTGATATATTGTATTCCAGTGTACAATAGTggtatatattgtattatacttTCATCTGTACAGATATtgaatctgttttgtttttttctctccccCCTTCTGGATTGTTTCTCCTCTGTTTTTCAGTAAAACAGTTGGATGATTCTACGCAGCTGAGAAATCTGCTGATTGCATGCTTGATTACTTTTCGCCTAACAACAATAAAGTTATTCCATCTGTATGAAATGATGTGGTCGCTGTTTCTCAATCACTTTCTTATGCCGTTTTCTATTATCTCTGATGAGTCACTAATGGACCACATCAGTGTGAATTAGTGGTAACACttactataattttttataagttgctaacatgctaacatgaaataattaacaatacCTTCCATCTTGACTGATGTTAAATTCTACATAaaccactgttcaaaagtttagggttagtaaaattttaatgttttataagagTCTCCTTtgctcaccagggctgcatttatgtgatcaaaaatatacaaaaaaagtgaaatattaatgtaatttactcctgtgatgcaaagctgaatttccagcatcattagtccagtcttcagtgtcacatgatccttcagaagtcattctaatggAATGATTttatgctcaagaaacatttattaacatcttagtaacattttacattataaaagtctttactgtcaatttgATAAATCCTTAAtaaatccttgctgaataaaagtaattactttaaaaaaattaaaacttactgGTCACAACTTTCTGAGAGTATacgaatacattttttatatttttagttgtaaaaattactgtaacattaatgtattatgaatgaatgtgaacAATAATACATGTAATTGTTAACTTTCATAAACGCTGTACAAATAGTTAACTGGTAGTTCATGATACATCACACATGCACAAATTGAACCTAATTGTTACATATTACCAAATTAATGTtgacatttttctccattttgtgAATTACAAAATAACGTTTCATTTCATGAAATTTTGCAGCAGTCACAGCTGTGTGCCAacctcaaaataaaagcaaaaaagccCATAAAAATTAAACAGCATCAATAAACAGCATCATTTAACAGTATAGGAAATGACAAATTCGGgacaaaaaagtttagtttagATACTTTGTGCTATGTTAAGGTTATCATGtatcattttttatgtaatatgcagatttaaaaaacatttgggtCAAATAGAACCAATTAAAAAGTGTTGCACTTTACCTGGAAATCTAAATGGACATACACTTTAATACTCTCTATAAAATTCTATAGCACTTCCATTGTAAATTGATCTCTGTaagtgcatttttttgtgtgttcttaTAGATTGTGAGAGGCGTGatattatacatatacagttaaagttaaaactttacatacatcttgcagaatctgcaaaattttgtttagtgatagttgttcatgagtcccttgtttgtcctgaacagttaaactggctgctgtttttcagaaaaaaaacttcaggtcccacaaattctttggttttcaacatttttgtgtatttgaacccttttcaacaatgactgtatgatttttagatccatcttttcacactgaggacaactggggGACTATATTCAACTAtaacagaaggtttaaacgctcactgatgctccagaaggaaaaacgatgcattaacgatgcatacttttgaacagaatgaagatgtgtatttttttcttattttgcctaaatatcatattttatatagtactgcccttcagaagatacttacatgtttcccagaacacAAAATGAGGTAAATttgccctgatcttcaaattcaaacattttcaaCCCCCAGGTCTTAAtgcatcttgtttccttctggagcatcagtgagcattcaGTGAGTCACActgagttgtcctcagtgtgaaaagatgggtctcaaaatcatacagtcattgctggaaaggcttcaaatacacaaaaatgctgaaaaaacaaagaatttgtgggacctgaaggatttttcttaagaaaagtggCCTATCAccaaagaacaacaaaaaaaactcagctgtggatcattcaggtaacaacactgtattaagaatcaagtgtatgtaaacttttgaacagggtcatttttataaattcaactattattttgtcttgtggactatatttaaatgtcttttatgtgaaatatcttattcaggtcagtactaaaaaaataacatgcattttgtatgatctctgtcttattttggtaaaataattaacattttgcagattctgcaaggtgtatgtaaacttttgaccttaactgtatatatatatatatatatatatatatacatatgtctACTAATACTATCTAATAACAGTTTCTAAATCATTGTAGTCTTTCTGCATGTTTAgtcaaaacatacatatactCAAACAAATATGTTCATAGACGAAGGGTGTGATATTTccaataaaaatcacaatatttactgtacatatttACATGTGGCCAGTAATAGTAAAAATCCTGATACCAGTTGCAGGCTCAGTGCCGCGAACAAGCTACAAAGGCCCCAAACCCTAATCAGGACACCAAACTTCTGTTTTATCTCCAAATCTGAAGGAGTTGCATACAACTCAACTTTAGTGTCACACTGTCCTAGATTCTGCTCTTCTGTGACCCATTTGGAAGAGAAAGGCAGAGCTCTAGGGTTAGATGCATCAGTCAGGATGAAACGCAGGATTGATAGAGCCAATCGAACGTACAGCATGTCCGTCACTACGTCGACGAGAGAGCAGCCGCTGAAATAATCGAGGTGAACCCGGCACTCCTGACAGAGACGCTCGCCTCGGCAGTTTCAGAGAGCGCCCTCTAGAAATACAAATACCAGTGATGATgtaacatgacaaaaacaaatctgATTACACAACATAATAAATACTCACCCAGAACTGCCACTCCGACCATTAGACGATGCTTGCGTGAAGCTATGTGGCGCCTGAGTCACAGTGGGCCTCAATGGTTCCTGCTTCTGCACACATATACACGTTTATTACGCATTAACATATAAAGgttcttcaaaaaacatgttttaagatgggtaattatatatttagctGTAGTGTGCCAATAGAAAACATAGTTAACTTCAGGTTTCCAGTTTGTTGTTAATGTTCCAAACATCTTGAGAAGTTAACGCAGTTTTTATCTAGATTTAAGCCATCTCGGTTTGCAAAAGGAATATCTTGAAATCTGAAACTGATATG includes:
- the vcpip1 gene encoding LOW QUALITY PROTEIN: deubiquitinating protein VCPIP1 (The sequence of the model RefSeq protein was modified relative to this genomic sequence to represent the inferred CDS: inserted 1 base in 1 codon), encoding MSLIPGSKQKDRRILCGMCPDPQCQAKLIFPAHTSMSIECTECGQRHEQKNLANVEEVTDPDVVLHNLLRNALLGVPGPPKKGSELVKVMGLSNYHCKLLSPILTRYGMDKQTGTAKLLKEMNQGEIFECSLLGDRAFLIEQEHVSTVGYGRDRSGSLIYLHDTLEEIKKANSNRECLIPVHVDGDGHCLVHAVSRALVGRELFWHALRENLKLNFKQNLDHYKALFQDFIDAAEWEDIINECDPLFVPPEGVPLGLRNIHIFGLANVLHRPIILLDSLSGMRSSGDYSATFLPGLVPEEQCRGKDGTLNKPICIAWSSSGRNHYLPLVGIKGLALPRLPAALLPKAWGVPQELIRKYVSLDSSGSCVIGGDRSLQDKYLLRLVGAMEDVFMDKHGIHPALVADVHQYIYRRTGVIGVQPEEVTEAAKKSVQEGRLHRCLVCNALSELHVPAEWLIPGGKLYNLAKSTHGTLRADKNYSFPLNNLVCSYNPEKDVLVPDYKLSSLTACTWCHGTSVRRVRGDGSVVYLDGDRTNTRSQGGKCGCGFKHFWEGKEYDNLPEAFPITLEWAGRVVRETVYWFQYEADPTLNSNVYDVTMRLVTKHFPGEFGSEILVQKVVNTILHHTAKRSQDEYNPVAIEGAHVQDGREGSESATHPPTKIILTGQKGKTLHKEELVMSKTERVLQHSISEQAALSQRRSTDRLRQQDPRPSSPSSSSSSAPPTPTKVPPTSGEKKIRVTTSDGRQAMLTLQPHTTYGELQNSIIQVFNLSPGQLCIRHGXPPRELPPPRPEDQNQPVALQHGDRISVEALKESSPDTHMTQTHTHAPQTHAHSDPRLSRTSSRELQDNIDLEMSSLCLLAALMGEDVWSYAKKLPHLFQQGGVFYNIVKKDMGLLDGKHCTLPHLSGKTFVFNAAEERLELCVDTAGHFPVGPDVEELVQEALSQLRSDSASRSREGSPAHGLRLGAGGAVRRKEQTVTAFQGKGHSLGSAPPEHPPIRRQHSSGVDLSNSARGEEITLSGEELVRVAPGMLTLREGRGLGLEPAVIEAQRQRLQEMVSNIQASMDKHLRQHTAARHDVKEEEEAPDKQEDMESHGAEPPSTFEPMDQS